Genomic window (Polaromonas sp. JS666):
GCGCGTCGGGTTCGGGCAAGTCGACCTGGCTGGCGCTGGCGGCTGGTTTGCTGAGCCCCAGCGAGGGCAACATGACTGTGGCGGGGCAGTCCCTCCAGGCGCTGGGGAAGGCTGCCGGCGATGCGTGGCGCGCGCAGACCATCGGTTTCCTGCCGCAACGCCTTCACTTGAGCGCCGCACTGACGGTCCACGGCAACCTGGCCCTGGCGCAATGGGCGGCCGGCCAGCCGCTTCAGGAGGGCCGCATCACCGAAGCACTGGCAGCGCTGGATGTGCAGGCGCTGGCCGACCGCAGGCCGGCGCAGCTTTCGGGCGGGCAGGCCCAGCGGGTGGCGCTGGCCCGGGCGGTGCTGCTCAAACCGTCGGTGATCCTGGCCGACGAACCCACCGCGAGCCTGGACG
Coding sequences:
- a CDS encoding ABC transporter ATP-binding protein produces the protein MISTRQLAYRYPGGPELRFDDVDVAQGGVLLLRGASGSGKSTWLALAAGLLSPSEGNMTVAGQSLQALGKAAGDAWRAQTIGFLPQRLHLSAALTVHGNLALAQWAAGQPLQEGRITEALAALDVQALADRRPAQLSGGQAQRVALARAVLLKPSVILADEPTASLDDDAACASLALLRSTAQQQGATLVIATHDGRVGNFFKDEQGLQSLRTGTGRP